A window of Daphnia pulicaria isolate SC F1-1A chromosome 4, SC_F0-13Bv2, whole genome shotgun sequence genomic DNA:
TGAAACAATACGTAATTTCAATCGCTGGGAGGCAGACGTTTATCCCTATCTACTCGAATAATGTGCAAGGCTATATAAGCATTATTCTGAGAGAAatgatttaattaaattattattaataatgaTTTGATTaagtaatgaaatttcttgaaattaataattaagacATTTCATGGGGGCACAATTAAATGTGTATATTAGGACGTGTAACTACAATTCCAGATAATTTTATAATAGCTTGGATGATATCGGTGCAATGGGAATTTGGAGATGTTGATTGGATGTGCGGACTGCGTAAATGTGGGTCATTCGATATTATATGAACGAGATGCAGACTCCGCGATTATACGTACGTTACTATgcagtatatatatagtcCCCCACCCCTCCCCCACATGTTGTGCAAGTCTGTAACCATTCCATCTTTCTCGTCAGTCTCGAGGCATTCCCTTTTATTCCCGCGCTTATAGTTATATAATCACACAACTGCGCCAGGACGAGGAGTCGAGGAACGAAAGCCAAGCCCATCAAGCGGAGATTACGAACGCGGGACTATCCCCCGTCATATATTACAGAGAATCACTGCCAACGCTGCTGcagataagagagagaaaataagtcTTTCGgtgtatatactatatataagAAACCTTTTATACAGCAGCCTTTATATTCCGTGTATAATTTTCCTCGTCACAAAATCGTTGCGCATGCAACAACCACCACAACAGTATACCGGCGCGCGCTCATCTGCTCTCTGCTCTGGCTGCCGTCGATGATATACAGcaatcaaaaggaaattatgCGCAGTCTGTACATTTTTACGGCTCAGTTCCCCTGATGGATGAATCGGTAGTGAGCCGACATACTATAGATACTACGCCAGAACGGGAGAGTATATAATagcgagataaaaaaaaataccatcaCTGAACGTCACTGATGTGCACGAGAAAGGAGTTCATTTTCGAATGCTGTGGCACTGAGAAATCAATCGAGCCGCTGCATCTACTTTGGCATTCGCGCTATATATCCTATATAAAGCTGCGATGTGTCTAGTTTATACTATCGTTATCCCGCTGAAGCCCCGGCTATGCATCACCCCTACATTACATCAAATCTGACTTCATTCACCTATCGATTCctctcctcttttcccatataGTCACGTTAACTGCAGCTGGATGCTCACGCTGCTGCAGCCATTTGCGGATACCCAAAGTGGTTTGGCACTAAAATATTCCGGTATATTTTGTATAGCAAGATAGAGAGCGGAGAAGGGCGAGAGCTATACTAttagtacgcgtacgtactcCAAACAAATTCGCTTGCGCGGTCTCATCAACTATCTACTTCTGTCCGGCAGGGCCAGCAGCACACAGTATTATATAGCTATATATATTATTCAACAATTCAACCTCAATTAAGGAATGTGCACTTGATGGAGTGCCTTTGTATATATGCTGTCCATGCTGCGCGCTACTGCTGTTTTACCGAACTCCATATAGACAATATAGACTTTGTTATTGGCTGTGTTTGCCATATGCCATCCATTTCTATATAGGCGACGGCATCACGCAGTagatacagcagcagcagctagcgcAAACGTTGTAGAGAGGAGCCAACAAGGAAAGTCTATTTGGAAAAGGCAACTTATTGCCAGCAGCGTTGCTGGGTCAAATCTCAGTTGGCTGGTTTTTCAAAGTCGAATTTTATATGCAAACAAACCAGCGGGCGCGGTGCGGCCTGGCTGTTTGCTCaccttaaatttttattggccACCGCCAGGAGCGCGGCGGCAGAGACTAGGCCTATATATCCGTCGTGATGTGTAGACGATGTGGACAAATCTCGTTAACAAGCCACATTGCCCTCGTCGCAACCTCGGGCATTATCGACCGAGCATTGCAACAGTTTTATAGTGCTCCTATTATACTTTCAAAGCCAATGGAGCGGATAGATGATGCCGAAGCTCAACAAACTGAATCATCATTGCCAAATGCAGCACTGTAATTATTCCCCCCATCAAGTCCTGCCTGTCTGCCTTGATGTACTCTCGCTATATGTACACAGAGCCTGTAAACAACCGTAAACAACGAAAACTGAATATTCTTCCTCCTCTCAGAAGAAAGgagataagaaagaaaaggaagaaaaaaaacaaaaaacacgtaACACGTTATTATACAAGGGTTGAGGAGCGGCCTGTAAATGACCTATAAAAGTGTTTTGCGATGGCCCGTTTTCACGCCATCGCAAGCGGATGGCTGACGGTCGTTCGACGCGAATTTATTTAGTGTGTATTTAGCAACCGAGAGCTGCATGGTGGCAAttccctcccccctccccaaaaaaaaacggattaTCTTCAATGAAAATGTGTCTCATCGTCTTGCTCATCGTTGGGAACATGCACCAACGGTTTTTCCGTGCTGGAGGCGACTTGACTTGAGAAATTATCACGTCAGTAACCATCAACCGCCAGTCCTGGGGCGAGGGAGGAAGAAGCAAAGGCTCTCTGGTGTGATGTGCTTATTTTATAGCATGTTACAACTTCCCATTATTCTAAATTGTAAACTCCGCGCTTGAATAAGTATTTGATCGATGAAGTCAACGTCGGCCATTTGCTGGCTGTTGGGAGACATGCATACATAGGACTTTATATCtcctcccaaaaataaagacaaATTCCTAAAACATTACCCGTGTATTGTTTATGCAACACCAGtatgaaagaaaaacccatACATATAAAATTAAAGGAAAGCCCTTTGCATAAAGCGCATAGGCTTGCGCATATaagttgaagaaaacaaaataaattgttccttttttttcctaaaaaaaCGTCATGTTGGATATTTGGAACGGAGATAGATAGTTGACTCAATTtccgaaaaataaagaacttgTTATAACTCGACATGTGCAGTCCCTTAGTAGAAAAATGTCGTAGACAGAGCCCGTTTTTCATCCTCCAGATAAATATATATAGTCCGGAGTCGTGTATCGGCACGTTTAGGTTTTGACAACGCGTGCAGTTGCTGTGCACTTTAGCGATAGACAGCGGCAACAGGGGAGGAGGATGGCGATATGAAATTGAGATATtgcaacaaaagaaagacCCTCACTGATATAACGGGTTATAACCAGAGGAATAACCAGTTCACATGTCTGAGGGTATCACGTCTTGCAATAGTTTATGAATAACTTTGTCCTACATAGATATATGTAAAAGCTGTCATAAGTATACTTATGATTTATTGCATGGAATTGATACCGACTGAGGTACGTTCTAGTtgtccaaaaaaatgaaaaaaacaatcacTATACATTATAAGAACTTACTCAAATCTTCCTCGATTCGGCATTATAGCtatattctttttcctttgccCACTTATTTTTCAATCGGGTGAAAGCGCATGATATTATTTTGCTGTAAGAAAATTGGCTATATTATTGAAGTGAAATTAAAGTTCAGAAAGAGCAGGAACAACAACCGCATTGACGTCAGCACGGCGCCCGGCAGAGACTCTCATGCCTCGTTTGATGCAGCAGCGCAGCACTATTATCGTTCACAGTGCGTGAATGCGAAGCAGCAACACACTTGCGCAGCAAATGATGAGGTTGTCTTGacaaaacttttactttttcaagAGAACTTAATTGTACAGTACGTTGTATACATATACAGTTTCTTCGTATATGCAAATACAACACGTATATAAACGGTGTCAAGCAGGGCCAAGTTTTTAGAACATATGTGACGCGAAgtaaacgggggggggggaaataataGCCCGCTCTattcaaataatgaaatgcatCTTTTAAAAAGCCGATTAGGTTAGATAATAAAGACTCTCTAAATTGAAGCTGCATATTACTAATGCATCGTAACGTAATCATATGCTGTTGTGAGACGGAGAGCGCCGAGATTCGACTGAAACCTTGCTGATGGTATAGTTTCTCCGAAACGTTATTTGGGGATTCTAACGATGTTGAGAGTGCAGCATTGACGGCCTCTTTGAAATACTTATTTTTACTGCATTCGCCAAGATACGGTCCTGactatgtatacacacacatctctTATtgcatttccccctttttcaaaTGGTCTCCTTGCTGTGGCTATTAACATATCTTGTACAGTCCGCGTCTATTACACATCCGCTTATCTCAGCGAACGTATAAATTTGGGTCCTTTTGTGTATCGTACAAGTATCTACTCGGAACTGCTAGGATATATCCTTACATCTACATTATTCTCTTTACATGTACATGGTGGTAGTAATATGTAGTAATAGTAATATGCTTATTCTCTATATGGTTAATAGTGGCCCACGTTGGTTGTCATGTATGTTATAGTGCCATATTCTACCGAATTGTTTACAGAAATACTAAAAATATGAGACGACGATTGCCGAGCACTCCAGCCAGTCATATATGCTGCCACACACGGCTGGTTAAACATCTATTAGCCTGCTGGCTGCCGCTGTTGCGGCTATTTTTGGTACCGTAATAACACAACAAAAGTGGGCGGTCGAATAAATTTGGAGGTTTGCTCTTTTCATTCTCCTACTCTCAAGAAATACTACACAAGTTcccggtccttttttttttctttctttttgttttatatgttCCAGTGTTCCTGacagatatatatatagtccAGCAGTTAGTTGTCTATAtaccgccccccccccccccgtgctGCTGCCATCATCTCAATTTCCCCGGCCACAGTATATGTCATTACTATCGTGGTCCTCCTATCAAGTTTCTTCTCCGTTCCTTTTATTCCGTAAGGATGCGCTCTTTATAGTCGGCTCGCCTTCATCAAgcccacagaaaagaaaaaagaaaaagaggacaaAAAAATACTTGACTCTGATCTTCCCAACTTAGGGGCTTTTAAAACGCCCCCAGTCATACGCACGTCACAATAGAACGCCTCCCCAACCGGGGGCCCCTTCACGCAATCAACGGGCGGCCTACGTCGATCTCAACGcgtcttctcaatcaaacaaatcAACTCGGATGAGAAGCTCAGCAGCAGAGGCCTAATTTTTCATtcaagatttaaattttatttaaatctaTATTGCTCAGACTGTGTGTCAGGAAAATAAGACCCTTGGTTTTCTGCTTAGATTTCAAATGCAGAAAGAATCCCTGCATTATCCGCATGAAGTAGTGTCAGTCCAACACTTATAATAAGCTATATTATATGATGGTCTAATAATCTACTCACCAACGGGTAAAATGACGAAGAAGGGGAACCAGCAGAGTAGAAAAGCTCCGACAACAATTCCCAGCGTTTTGGCGGCTTTCTTCTGGCGCCGGAATTTGAACATCTTGGCCGACAAGCCGGTGCTGCTGCCGCCACCGGAAAACGCGGTGGCCGTCGTCGTCACTGTCAACGTGGGTCCCGACGACGCTGTCGTCGTGACCGAGTTGGTCGTCGTCGTGCTGGAAGGCCGCCTCGATGATGAATTCTTCCTCTGGAAGTGGTGCACcaggcttttctttttgattactGGGCTGGCAGTGGCCAGTTCGTTGAGGTCCTTGGCCAGCTCGCTGttcagcggcggcggcgaagtgtccagctgctgctgctgctgctgctgctgcagtgaCGTCTGCGGTGAtgagcggcaatttttgttatttttgctgCGCgaagaagtggaagatcgaTCACTGATGTTTGCCGACGAGTCGAAGGCAGACGGGCGAGGGACCGAACGGCCTTTGCCCACATGAAGATGATTGTTGGGCGacgggcggtggtggtggtgatggtggccgAGAGTCGTCGTCGCCACCGTTTTCATGGGATTGGCACGTCCCACGTGAACCCGCAAAGTTAAAACTTCACTGCCACTGAGCGACGAAGTGGATTTGTCCGTCTTGGTCCCGCTCTCCAGGAATTTGGTCTGCTTGACGGCCGTCCGGTAGATGCGCCAATAGATGGCCAAAATGATGAGCGTAGGCAAATAGAAGGAGCCGATGGTGGAGAAGAGGACGTAGGCTTTCTCCTTGTTGACATTGCAGGCCTGCAGTTCGGCCGAGTCCAGCAGCAGAATTCCGGCCGTCGGTAAGCTGCTGGTAGCCGCTGGTGACGCGGTTGACGTCTCATTACCGGCTCCCGTCGACGAGGAATCAGCACTGCGCTCTTTCCAGCCCAAGAGCGGGCCGATGCTGATGGACAAAGAGGAGATCCAAACGATCAGGCAGAGGACGGTGGAGCGCTTGGCCGTCACGATGGAATAGTAATTCAGCGGCCGGGTCACGCCGATGTAGCGGTCGACGGAAATGACGCAGAGCGACATGATGGACGCCGTGCAGCAGAGGACGTCCACCGCCGCCCAGACGTCGCAAAAGATGGGGCCGAAATACCAGTTGCCCGTCACCTGCAAATCAAAAAAGTCAGACGCACATCTATAATATTTAATCG
This region includes:
- the LOC124336723 gene encoding alpha-1B adrenergic receptor-like; protein product: MHPLVMSVVDLMARNLSNAIGGGGGAGEGESVLYLNSINVPEDARIIGSVDDSSSMSGVGNTTTITAASATEQQDGLARLGSGLAVLLMNGESTSMSAAISPTDASASLAASMNWMSLVVAVALSVIVLLTIGGNLLILAAVLFNSNLRGPTHILIANLAVADLLLGFLVLPFSATLEVTGNWYFGPIFCDVWAAVDVLCCTASIMSLCVISVDRYIGVTRPLNYYSIVTAKRSTVLCLIVWISSLSISIGPLLGWKERSADSSSTGAGNETSTASPAATSSLPTAGILLLDSAELQACNVNKEKAYVLFSTIGSFYLPTLIILAIYWRIYRTAVKQTKFLESGTKTDKSTSSLSGSEVLTLRVHVGRANPMKTVATTTLGHHHHHHRPSPNNHLHVGKGRSVPRPSAFDSSANISDRSSTSSRSKNNKNCRSSPQTSLQQQQQQQQLDTSPPPLNSELAKDLNELATASPVIKKKSLVHHFQRKNSSSRRPSSTTTTNSVTTTASSGPTLTVTTTATAFSGGGSSTGLSAKMFKFRRQKKAAKTLGIVVGAFLLCWFPFFVILPVEALCSTCNIPSPLFSCCFWLGYCNSCLNPFIYASTSREFKRAFSKILCGRRGRSSSSQASAGAAAGRHFNQPHIAPPSHFRQASRNPSVENVSTPAVATAANLMAGRTKAQVSSAAAGAVDQCASSLPDH